Proteins found in one Takifugu rubripes chromosome 17, fTakRub1.2, whole genome shotgun sequence genomic segment:
- the LOC115253238 gene encoding perforin-1-like has product MERKGAFVIDTETWKTAANGSCQLYRNRYMNREVQKVPVSVVDWRIFPRCSLKVDSMLYDSAEALVNDSASSVSNNWKGGLEIPLPAGASVGVGLGGSHSRESAFGMQKSKQDRYSFSRQSIQCKGLPVSLFFGLFFGLPLIFSLVSSLVSSLVSSLLGWGSAGSPSLALPSLSYPLF; this is encoded by the exons ATGGAACGCAAAGGCGCTTTTGTCATCGACACCGAAACGTGGAAGACCGCCGCCAACGGCTCCTGCCAACTCTACAGGAACAGGTACATGAATCGGGAGGTT CAGAAGGTGCCGGTTTCTGTGGTGGACTGGAGAATCTTCCCCCGGTGCAGCCTGAAGGTGGACAGCATGCTGTACGACAGCGCCGAGGCTCTCGTGAATGACTCCGCCTCCAGTGTTTCCAACAACTGGAAAGGTGGCCTGGAAATTCCTTTGCCTGCCGGAGCCTCTGTTGGTGTTGGCCTCGGAGGAAGCCACTCCAGAGAATCAGCCTTCGGCATGCAGAAGTCCAAACAAGACCGCTACTCCTTCTCCCGCCAGTCCATCCAGTGCAAGGGTCTACCGGTGAGTCTTTTCTTTGGTCTCTTCTTTGGTCTCCCTTTGATCTTTTCTTTGGTCTCTTCTTTGGTCTCTTCTTTGGTCTCTTCTTTG cttggtTGGGGCAGTGCTGGGTCCCCCAGCCTGGCTCTCCCCAGCCTTTCCTACCCTCTGTTCTGA